The proteins below come from a single Candidatus Methylomirabilis tolerans genomic window:
- the selB gene encoding selenocysteine-specific translation elongation factor: MKHIIIGTAGHIDHGKTSLVKALTGIDTDRLKEEKERGISIELGFANLALSDDLQLGIVDVPGHERFVKTMLAGVGGIDLVVLVIGADEGVMPQTREHLHICELLQVKRGVVALTKVDLVEPDWLEMVQADLKGFLAGTFLEGAPVVAVSAVTGQGLPQLQAVLREAAETIEPKRHDGIFRLPIDRVFTIKGFGTVVTGTLWSGTVRAGDEVVVLPLELRSRVRRLQVHGHTVEQAWAGQRIAVNLPGLEVDQLNRGDFLAFPGALKPTMAFDASLALLKDAPRALRNRARVRFHLGTSEILARVVLLDREELKPGEETFVHLRLEAMAGALAGDRYVIRSYSPAMTVGGGSILDPNPPVKRRVKAPLLEHLKVLQTGTSGQQIERLLLQAGPVPITLDALRVSASLDETTLRREITRLIEDGVAMALGTKGDPGYVHRQCYDRLAAEVLSRLEDFHKQEPLKDGLPKEELRSKLHQVGPVLFARLLQDLAQTQRIAIDREKVRNFLHRPTLSATEQAVKERLAAIYQKAGFQPPDLEPALVQAGADSKTGITIFHRLADEGTVVKIKDNLYLHRDHYSHAKEMLLDHFTLHAAISVQQFKELLGVSRKFAIPFLEHFDSAKLTRRLGDERVPYA; the protein is encoded by the coding sequence ATGAAGCATATCATCATCGGGACTGCTGGCCACATCGACCATGGCAAGACCTCGCTCGTCAAGGCCCTGACCGGCATCGACACCGACCGGTTGAAGGAGGAGAAGGAGCGGGGGATCTCCATTGAGTTGGGTTTTGCCAACCTGGCCCTATCCGACGATCTCCAACTCGGGATTGTAGACGTCCCGGGGCATGAGCGGTTCGTCAAGACGATGCTCGCGGGCGTCGGAGGGATCGATCTGGTGGTGCTGGTTATCGGCGCCGACGAGGGGGTGATGCCGCAGACGCGGGAGCACCTTCATATCTGTGAGCTGCTTCAAGTGAAAAGGGGCGTAGTGGCGCTGACGAAGGTCGATCTCGTCGAGCCCGATTGGCTGGAGATGGTGCAGGCCGACCTAAAAGGGTTCCTGGCCGGGACCTTTCTTGAGGGTGCCCCCGTCGTTGCCGTGTCCGCGGTCACCGGGCAAGGACTCCCGCAGTTGCAAGCGGTGCTGCGCGAGGCGGCCGAGACGATCGAGCCGAAGCGCCATGACGGAATCTTCCGTCTCCCGATCGATCGGGTCTTTACTATCAAAGGGTTCGGCACGGTGGTGACCGGGACCCTGTGGTCCGGGACTGTGCGGGCCGGAGATGAGGTAGTTGTCCTGCCTTTAGAACTGCGTTCGAGGGTCCGCCGGTTGCAGGTCCATGGCCACACGGTGGAACAGGCCTGGGCCGGGCAGCGAATTGCCGTCAACCTGCCCGGTCTCGAGGTAGATCAACTTAATCGAGGCGATTTTCTGGCTTTTCCTGGCGCTTTAAAACCCACTATGGCCTTCGACGCATCGTTAGCCCTGTTGAAGGACGCCCCCCGTGCCTTGCGAAATCGGGCGAGGGTTCGGTTCCACTTGGGAACGAGCGAGATCCTGGCCCGCGTCGTGCTGCTCGATCGTGAGGAGTTGAAACCTGGCGAAGAGACCTTTGTCCACTTGCGACTGGAGGCAATGGCCGGCGCCCTGGCCGGCGACCGATACGTGATCCGAAGTTACTCACCTGCCATGACGGTCGGGGGCGGGAGCATTCTCGACCCAAACCCTCCCGTAAAACGACGGGTCAAGGCACCGTTGCTCGAGCACCTCAAGGTCCTGCAGACCGGCACATCGGGTCAGCAGATCGAGCGCCTGCTGCTGCAAGCCGGGCCGGTGCCGATCACGCTGGACGCGCTCAGGGTTTCGGCCAGCCTGGATGAGACCACGCTACGACGAGAAATCACGCGTCTCATAGAGGACGGTGTGGCTATGGCGCTGGGCACGAAAGGCGATCCCGGGTACGTTCACCGGCAATGCTATGATCGTCTGGCGGCGGAGGTCCTGTCCCGCCTGGAGGATTTCCATAAGCAAGAGCCCCTCAAGGATGGGCTGCCGAAGGAAGAGTTGCGGTCCAAGCTCCATCAGGTTGGACCGGTCCTGTTCGCTCGCCTGCTCCAGGACCTTGCGCAGACGCAGCGAATCGCCATCGACCGGGAGAAGGTGCGGAATTTTCTGCACCGGCCCACCCTCTCAGCAACGGAGCAGGCCGTCAAAGAACGATTAGCCGCAATTTACCAGAAGGCGGGCTTTCAGCCGCCGGACTTGGAGCCGGCGCTTGTTCAGGCCGGAGCGGACAGCAAGACCGGGATCACGATCTTTCATCGCCTTGCCGATGAGGGGACAGTGGTCAAGATCAAAGACAACCTCTATCTTCACCGCGACCATTATAGCCATGCGAAGGAGATGCTCCTCGACCACTTCACGCTCCATGCCGCCATCTCGGTCCAGCAGTTCAAGGAGCTTCTGGGGGTGAGTCGGAAGTTCGCTATCCCTTTTCTGGAGCATTTCGACAGTGCGAAGTTGACTCGCAGGCTCGGAGATGAGCGGGTCCCTTACGCGTGA
- the tatA gene encoding twin-arginine translocase TatA/TatE family subunit translates to MFGLGVQELLIILIIVMLLFGASRLPELGSGLGKAIRGFKDSLTGKDAIDVTPKKEKGEDKRSGEGKG, encoded by the coding sequence ATGTTTGGATTGGGGGTTCAAGAATTATTGATCATTCTCATCATCGTGATGCTCCTTTTCGGCGCCAGCCGACTACCGGAACTCGGCAGCGGCCTGGGTAAAGCCATTCGAGGCTTCAAAGATTCGTTGACGGGAAAGGATGCCATCGATGTGACACCGAAGAAGGAGAAGGGCGAGGACAAGCGATCCGGCGAAGGGAAGGGTTAA
- a CDS encoding DUF2950 domain-containing protein gives MSSSFRQARPTLIRRLTIAVVVALLIGAARSQDALAAAPRQRTFASPGEAVQSLVKAVKTGNLKALAAILGPEGRPLLASGDAVADAQDREHFIRAYEQSHKLEHPTKTKAVVVIGQDEWPLPIPVVKEGDTWHFDTAVGKEEILNRLIGRNELNTMQVCLAYVDAQREYARVAREGNGLLTYAMKFQSDEGKHNGLYWPTKEGEGLSPLGVLVANARAEGYSRKAWESKPSPYHGYVYRILTAQGPDAPDGAYDYVVNDKMIGGFALVAYPAQYGVSGIMTFLVNHQGVIYEKDLGPDTEHLARAMRTYNPDQTWKQAGASPPPTR, from the coding sequence ATGTCGTCGTCCTTTCGGCAGGCGCGTCCCACCCTGATCCGACGGCTCACCATAGCCGTGGTGGTGGCACTGCTCATCGGCGCCGCCCGATCACAGGACGCGCTTGCCGCCGCGCCGCGCCAGAGGACCTTCGCCTCGCCAGGGGAAGCGGTGCAGTCCCTCGTCAAAGCCGTGAAGACCGGAAACCTGAAGGCCCTCGCTGCCATCCTGGGCCCTGAGGGCCGGCCACTTCTCGCGTCCGGGGATGCGGTGGCCGACGCACAGGATCGGGAGCACTTCATTCGCGCTTACGAGCAGTCGCACAAACTGGAACACCCCACCAAAACAAAAGCGGTGGTGGTCATCGGGCAAGACGAGTGGCCCCTGCCGATCCCGGTGGTGAAAGAGGGGGACACGTGGCACTTCGATACCGCCGTGGGAAAAGAGGAGATCCTCAACCGTCTGATCGGTCGAAACGAGTTGAACACCATGCAAGTCTGCCTGGCCTACGTCGATGCCCAGCGCGAGTACGCGCGGGTGGCCCGCGAGGGCAACGGGCTACTCACGTACGCGATGAAGTTCCAGAGCGACGAGGGCAAGCACAACGGGCTCTACTGGCCGACTAAGGAAGGTGAAGGACTGAGTCCGTTGGGCGTGCTCGTCGCAAATGCCAGGGCGGAAGGCTACTCCCGCAAGGCATGGGAGAGTAAGCCGTCCCCCTACCATGGCTACGTCTACCGGATCCTGACGGCTCAGGGTCCGGACGCGCCGGACGGCGCCTACGACTATGTCGTGAACGACAAAATGATCGGTGGGTTCGCGCTTGTCGCATACCCGGCGCAGTACGGGGTCTCGGGTATCATGACCTTCCTCGTAAACCACCAGGGCGTCATCTACGAGAAGGACCTTGGCCCGGACACGGAACACCTCGCTCGTGCCATGCGGACGTACAACCCGGATCAGACCTGGAAGCAAGCGGGAGCATCGCCGCCACCTACCCGCTAG
- a CDS encoding DUF3300 domain-containing protein, giving the protein MTMKDAARRAVLGILILALAPPSCALGQLPQPSSPPPADAPAASTFQQEELEQLLAPIALYPDALLAQILMAATYPLEVVRAARWVQANPNVEGPQLEAAMQQQPWDPSVKSLTAFPQVLVMMDTNLDWAQKLGDAFLAQQPDVMATIQTLRSKAQAAGYLQSTPQQTVVAEPQAIRIEPAAPQIVYVPIYDPTVVYGPWWAPAYPPYYWYPPGYVVGTSGISFGIGLTVGALLWGGFDWHHHSVTIVNVHHYNTFSRTTFRNSTWHHDVVHRRGVPYHDPGVRERFGQGPLPGAGAREPFRGRAQEVPRQPGSRGASLPPGGGSAARVGKGPQSAPAAPQAPRAPRPPAALEGLGRGGETRSFSDRGRTSRMGTGAARPAPSVPRAPAGGSRIGGGGGRK; this is encoded by the coding sequence ATGACAATGAAAGACGCCGCCAGACGCGCAGTGCTTGGAATCCTAATCTTGGCGCTGGCGCCGCCGTCCTGCGCTCTGGGGCAACTCCCCCAGCCGTCCTCGCCGCCGCCTGCGGACGCCCCTGCAGCATCGACCTTCCAACAGGAAGAGTTGGAGCAACTCCTGGCGCCGATTGCCCTGTATCCCGATGCGCTCTTGGCGCAGATCCTGATGGCTGCCACCTATCCGCTGGAGGTGGTGCGAGCCGCCCGCTGGGTCCAGGCGAATCCGAACGTCGAAGGCCCGCAGCTAGAAGCGGCGATGCAACAGCAGCCCTGGGATCCGAGCGTGAAGTCGCTGACGGCATTTCCCCAGGTACTCGTCATGATGGATACGAACCTGGACTGGGCTCAGAAGTTGGGAGACGCCTTCCTCGCCCAGCAGCCGGACGTGATGGCCACCATCCAGACGCTGCGGTCGAAGGCACAAGCTGCAGGCTACCTCCAGAGCACCCCCCAGCAAACCGTCGTCGCCGAGCCGCAGGCCATCAGGATCGAACCGGCGGCCCCGCAGATCGTCTACGTGCCCATCTATGACCCGACTGTGGTCTACGGGCCGTGGTGGGCTCCAGCTTACCCGCCATATTATTGGTATCCACCGGGGTACGTGGTCGGGACGAGCGGGATTTCGTTCGGCATCGGCCTGACCGTGGGAGCCCTCCTTTGGGGCGGCTTCGACTGGCACCATCACAGCGTCACGATCGTCAATGTGCACCACTACAACACCTTCAGCCGGACCACCTTCAGAAACTCCACCTGGCACCACGACGTGGTCCACCGCCGGGGTGTGCCCTACCATGATCCAGGCGTGCGAGAGCGCTTCGGCCAGGGCCCGCTGCCAGGCGCAGGAGCCCGCGAGCCGTTCCGCGGCCGCGCGCAAGAGGTGCCGCGGCAACCGGGCTCCCGTGGTGCCAGTCTCCCCCCTGGCGGCGGATCAGCCGCTCGCGTTGGCAAGGGTCCGCAGAGCGCTCCCGCCGCACCGCAGGCCCCCCGGGCGCCCCGTCCACCGGCTGCGCTTGAGGGACTGGGGCGTGGCGGTGAGACCCGCAGCTTCAGCGACCGCGGGCGTACGAGTCGGATGGGTACGGGCGCCGCCAGGCCGGCCCCGAGTGTCCCGAGGGCTCCGGCCGGGGGGAGCCGCATCGGTGGCGGCGGAGGGCGCAAGTGA
- a CDS encoding outer membrane protein assembly factor BamE, with translation MKRSWNLLLPMILLTLLALAGCQTAPVGPDEKLTVGQVQKEIRVGMSGAEVAQVLGSPNVVTTDELRREVWIYDKIATTSANSGYVGGLLTLVFVIPYGYSSSTTQQTLTVIVKFDEHKKVRDFAYHASRF, from the coding sequence ATGAAAAGGAGCTGGAACCTGTTGCTGCCCATGATCCTTTTGACATTGCTTGCGCTCGCCGGATGCCAGACGGCCCCAGTCGGCCCAGATGAGAAGCTGACAGTCGGGCAGGTGCAGAAGGAGATCCGGGTCGGCATGAGCGGCGCCGAGGTCGCACAGGTGCTGGGCTCGCCCAATGTGGTCACGACTGACGAATTGCGGCGTGAGGTCTGGATCTACGACAAGATTGCCACCACAAGCGCCAATTCCGGATATGTCGGAGGACTGCTGACCCTCGTGTTCGTGATCCCGTACGGGTACTCGAGCTCAACAACTCAGCAGACGCTGACAGTCATCGTCAAGTTCGACGAACACAAAAAGGTTCGTGACTTCGCCTACCATGCATCTCGCTTCTAG